The proteins below are encoded in one region of Acidimicrobiia bacterium:
- a CDS encoding proline--tRNA ligase — MRMSQLFLRTLRDDPADAEVDSHRLLVRAGYIRRVAAGIYAWLPLGHRVLRNIERIVREEMDAAGAQEVLFPIVQPLELWQRSGREPQYGPLMFRLLDRKETAFCLAPTAEEVVTTIVKGEYGSYRDLPVNLYQIGWKYRDELRPRFGLLRTREFLMKDAYSFDVDLDGLDRSYRTMYDAYFRVFERCALTFRAVEADSGEIGGDVSREFMAVASVGEDDFVWCPSCDYAANVEAARRAVSEVDVPAAPAGASAMTEIATPDVPGIDGVAALLGVERGELLKCIAFDADGELGLALVPGDREVNVVALEHALAPRRVRLYTDDDFAAHPDLPRGYIGPHHPAATAVIADPSVRAAHGWITGANRVDHHVRDAWLERDFRVTDWAELVTVVPGDACPRCGNPLAIDRGIEVGHVFQLGAKYSKAFEATYTDDEGNAHPMQMGCYGIGISRVLAAVVEQYHDDSGIAWPRAVAPYDVHVVVLPGRGDAAQPVIDAADALVAGLEARGLSVLVDDREASAGVKFADADLLGMPMQLTVGAKGIGRGVVERKDRATGERDELAIDSVVEAVAASAGPAQPGR; from the coding sequence ATGCGCATGTCGCAGTTGTTTCTCCGCACGTTGCGGGACGATCCCGCGGACGCGGAGGTCGACAGCCATCGCCTCCTCGTGCGCGCGGGCTACATCCGTCGGGTCGCGGCCGGCATCTACGCGTGGCTGCCGCTCGGTCACCGCGTGCTCCGCAACATCGAGCGGATCGTGCGCGAGGAGATGGACGCCGCGGGCGCACAGGAGGTCCTGTTCCCGATCGTCCAGCCGCTCGAACTCTGGCAGCGGAGTGGTCGCGAGCCGCAGTACGGGCCGCTGATGTTCCGCCTGCTCGACCGCAAGGAGACCGCGTTCTGCCTCGCGCCGACGGCGGAAGAGGTCGTCACGACGATCGTGAAGGGCGAGTACGGCAGCTATCGCGACCTGCCCGTGAACCTGTACCAGATCGGCTGGAAGTACCGCGACGAGCTGCGACCGCGCTTCGGCCTGCTGCGCACGCGTGAGTTCCTGATGAAGGACGCGTACTCGTTCGACGTCGACCTCGACGGTCTCGATCGTTCGTACCGCACGATGTACGACGCCTACTTCCGCGTGTTCGAGCGGTGCGCGCTGACGTTCCGCGCGGTCGAAGCCGACTCGGGCGAGATCGGTGGCGACGTGAGCCGTGAGTTCATGGCCGTCGCGAGTGTGGGGGAGGACGACTTCGTCTGGTGCCCATCGTGCGATTACGCGGCGAACGTCGAGGCCGCGCGTCGCGCCGTGAGCGAGGTCGACGTGCCCGCCGCGCCCGCGGGTGCGTCGGCGATGACGGAGATCGCGACGCCGGACGTGCCGGGGATCGACGGGGTTGCCGCGCTGCTCGGCGTCGAGCGCGGCGAGCTGTTGAAGTGCATCGCGTTCGACGCCGACGGCGAGCTCGGCCTCGCGCTCGTGCCGGGCGATCGCGAGGTCAACGTCGTCGCGCTGGAGCATGCGCTCGCACCGCGCCGGGTGCGCCTCTACACCGACGACGACTTCGCCGCGCACCCCGACCTGCCGCGCGGGTACATCGGTCCGCACCATCCGGCGGCGACGGCGGTCATTGCGGATCCCTCGGTGCGGGCGGCCCACGGATGGATCACCGGAGCCAACCGCGTCGATCATCACGTGCGCGACGCGTGGCTCGAACGGGACTTCAGGGTCACCGACTGGGCCGAGCTCGTGACGGTCGTGCCCGGCGACGCGTGCCCGCGCTGCGGCAACCCGCTCGCGATCGACCGCGGCATCGAGGTCGGCCACGTGTTCCAGCTCGGCGCGAAGTACTCGAAGGCGTTCGAGGCGACGTACACCGACGACGAGGGAAACGCGCACCCGATGCAGATGGGTTGCTACGGCATCGGCATCTCGCGCGTGCTCGCCGCCGTCGTCGAGCAGTACCACGACGACTCGGGGATCGCGTGGCCGCGCGCGGTCGCGCCGTACGACGTGCACGTCGTCGTCCTCCCCGGGCGCGGCGATGCCGCGCAACCGGTGATCGACGCGGCCGACGCGCTCGTCGCGGGTCTCGAAGCGCGCGGCCTCTCGGTCCTCGTCGACGATCGCGAGGCGAGCGCGGGCGTGAAGTTCGCCGACGCCGATCTGCTCGGCATGCCGATGCAGCTCACGGTCGGAGCGAAGGGCATCGGGCGCGGCGTCGTCGAGCGGAAGGACCGCGCGACCGGCGAGCGCGACGAGCTCGCGATCGACTCGGTCGTCGAGGCGGTGGCCGCGTCCGCGGGGCCGGCGCAACCGGGTCGATGA